The genomic region CGCAGGGCGAAGCAGAGGGCTATGGCGGGCAGGCGGCACGGCCTTCACCGCAGCGGGCCACGGCAGGGGCCGTAGCCCTGGCAGGGTGGCGAGGGGAAAAGACAGACCCCCGCGCCTCAGGCGCGGGGGTCTCGAAAAAGCGGCGTTGTGCGGCGAGTCTATTTCTGTTCGAAGGGGGCCGGTGCGGGTTCTTTGGTCGTCTTGTCCCAAAGCCTTTGGCCCTCGGTCTTGAGGGTGTCGATCCAGGTGCTGATGCTGCGGAAGACGGGGTCGGTCTCGGAGGAGAACTTTTTCGGGTGCTTGCGTTCGCCGGTGAAGGGCTTGAGGAGGAGCCGGCTCTCGGCGGGTTTTTCGCGGTCGAGGTACTTGTTGATGGCGAGGAAGTTCTGGACGAGCGTCTTGTCGGTGGTGGCTCCGAGGCTGATGAGGACGAACGGTGCATCGGGGTTCCCCGCGGTGTGGCATCCCGTTCGGGCGCAGGAGGAGATGAGGGCGCTCTGAACCCGGCGGAAGCCGTTCATCGCCTCCGCGCCCTCTCGTTTGAAGACGGCCTTGACTTCGT from Planctomycetota bacterium harbors:
- a CDS encoding tetratricopeptide repeat protein: MTRRRQTTVIALLGIVGLLGVAVVAVAQLNLQEALRQYEQRLAQIDKNNPNALYDLAKWSYQNGLKDEALKLAIEANAKAPDDVRPKFLAWAVTGAKLTGEETAGAETPAVPTISDDEVKAVFKREGAEAMNGFRRVQSALISSCARTGCHTAGNPDAPFVLISLGATTDKTLVQNFLAINKYLDREKPAESRLLLKPFTGERKHPKKFSSETDPVFRSISTWIDTLKTEGQRLWDKTTKEPAPAPFEQK